A region of Malaciobacter marinus DNA encodes the following proteins:
- a CDS encoding sensor histidine kinase, with product MKKIVLILLLLINLEAANKQILLLQSYNKGLKWSDDLSKGVEEVLINYKRYELTTQYMDSKKYHSKDYISALYNLFLQKYKYQQYDVVIVADNYAIDFVLKYKNKIFKNSKLVFCGLDKDLPGINVKKALKEHIPVVLENKQLNTNIEYISKILPNLKELYLINDLSLSSRLINKKFEESTNKINKKLNISLSLHGNLKKIENDLLKLPENSAILFGSLFIDEKGKYIPYYQVNDLINKSTVPVFSLTDSHLGKGVIGGKLSTGYEQGKEAAKLAIKFLEKKYIDFSKPVTADALWYFDYKVLKKYNLENIKLPDNATIINSPKSFFEKYNRIINIIFIIFPFILITLIIAIISIILKTKAQKKLEAQKKLSEAQLNNLESSIFWIDTNGKIKGCNSSFNKFVKRDSSQIISKDIDNIFLFLKKYISKEKIFNYEQFEFNYLKKDYLVKNKYVEDENRNLEAVTIITNITEKKQAEINKQFLIQQSKLTEIGETLSALIHQWKTPLVELSAVAHKMHYYNKKKRLNDKDIDDFYNIIMKQTVFMSETMDSFRGFIKASNKAISFDISLGISEILDILKDSLKYNNIQAEYINVLEKNIFIHGYPNEFKQVILNLINNAKDSILEKRKKEKSNIQGEIKIILTQIEESVKIKIVDDGLGFTNNIENKIFNPYFTTKNDGIGIGLYMAKLIIENKMNGIIKAYNNIVGAKFIITLPKGKENDENLNS from the coding sequence ATGAAAAAAATAGTTTTAATTCTACTCTTATTAATAAATTTAGAAGCAGCAAATAAACAAATACTTCTTTTGCAATCTTATAATAAAGGATTGAAATGGAGTGATGATTTATCGAAAGGTGTGGAAGAAGTATTAATAAACTATAAAAGGTATGAATTAACTACACAATATATGGATAGTAAAAAATACCACTCTAAAGATTATATTAGCGCACTTTATAATCTTTTTTTACAAAAATATAAATATCAGCAATATGATGTAGTCATTGTTGCTGATAATTATGCAATTGATTTTGTACTAAAATATAAAAATAAAATTTTTAAAAACTCTAAATTAGTTTTTTGTGGTTTAGATAAAGACTTACCAGGAATTAATGTAAAAAAAGCATTAAAAGAACATATCCCTGTAGTTTTAGAAAATAAACAATTAAATACAAATATAGAATATATATCAAAAATTTTACCAAATTTAAAAGAACTTTATTTAATAAATGACTTATCTTTATCTTCACGGTTAATAAATAAAAAATTTGAAGAATCAACAAATAAAATAAATAAAAAATTAAATATTAGTTTGTCGCTTCACGGTAACTTAAAAAAAATAGAAAATGACTTATTGAAATTACCTGAAAATTCAGCAATTTTATTTGGTTCATTATTTATAGATGAAAAAGGCAAATATATTCCTTATTATCAAGTTAATGACTTAATAAACAAATCTACCGTACCTGTTTTTTCCCTAACAGATTCCCATCTAGGCAAAGGAGTTATAGGTGGTAAACTATCAACAGGTTATGAACAAGGTAAAGAAGCAGCAAAATTAGCAATCAAATTTTTAGAAAAAAAATATATTGACTTTTCTAAACCTGTTACAGCTGATGCTTTATGGTATTTTGATTATAAGGTATTAAAAAAATATAATTTAGAAAATATAAAACTACCTGATAATGCTACAATTATAAACTCTCCAAAAAGCTTTTTTGAAAAATATAATAGGATAATAAATATAATTTTTATAATTTTTCCTTTTATTCTTATTACTTTAATCATTGCTATAATTAGTATTATTTTAAAAACAAAAGCTCAAAAAAAGCTAGAAGCTCAAAAAAAGCTTTCAGAAGCTCAATTAAATAATTTAGAAAGTTCTATTTTTTGGATAGATACAAATGGCAAAATAAAAGGTTGTAATAGTTCATTTAATAAATTTGTTAAAAGAGATTCATCACAAATTATTAGCAAAGATATTGATAATATTTTTTTATTTTTAAAAAAATATATTTCTAAAGAAAAAATATTTAACTATGAACAATTTGAATTTAATTATTTAAAAAAAGACTATTTGGTAAAAAATAAATATGTTGAAGATGAAAATAGAAATCTAGAAGCAGTTACAATAATAACAAATATTACAGAAAAAAAACAAGCAGAAATAAATAAACAATTTCTAATTCAACAATCTAAACTAACAGAAATAGGAGAAACTCTTTCAGCTTTAATTCATCAATGGAAAACTCCTCTTGTTGAACTATCAGCAGTTGCTCATAAAATGCATTATTATAATAAAAAAAAGAGACTAAATGATAAAGATATTGATGATTTTTATAATATAATTATGAAACAAACAGTTTTCATGAGTGAAACAATGGACTCTTTTAGAGGTTTTATCAAAGCATCAAATAAAGCTATTAGCTTTGATATAAGCTTAGGGATAAGTGAGATACTTGATATATTAAAAGATTCATTAAAATATAATAATATTCAAGCTGAATATATTAATGTTTTAGAAAAAAATATTTTTATTCATGGATATCCAAATGAATTTAAGCAAGTTATTCTAAATCTTATTAATAATGCAAAAGATTCAATCTTAGAAAAAAGAAAAAAGGAAAAAAGTAATATACAAGGTGAGATAAAAATTATTTTAACACAAATAGAAGAGAGTGTAAAAATAAAAATTGTTGATGATGGATTAGGCTTTACTAATAATATAGAGAATAAAATATTTAATCCTTACTTTACAACAAAAAATGATGGAATTGGTATTGGATTATATATGGCAAAACTTATTATTGAAAATAAAATGAACGGAATAATAAAAGCATATAATAATATTGTTGGAGCAAAATTTATTATCACACTACCTAAAGGTAAAGAAAATGATGAAAATCTTAATTCTTGA
- a CDS encoding response regulator transcription factor, which yields MMKILILEDNFNLANIIKEMLEEKNYKVDSFNDGNLVLDNFMNGYDCFILDINVPNIDGLTLLKTIRDYDISIPVIIISSNIELNTIKNAYIKGCNDFLKKPFYIYELEAKIDLLCKKDTIIYLNNDFYFNTNEEILYNNLNKEIHLTHKEKQFLILASKYPSQSISLELIEQYVWEGEMASTMSIRSLIKRLRMKLPKDSIETTTYGYKVILTK from the coding sequence ATGATGAAAATCTTAATTCTTGAAGATAACTTCAATTTAGCAAATATTATAAAAGAAATGCTTGAAGAAAAAAATTATAAAGTTGATTCTTTCAATGATGGTAATTTAGTACTTGACAATTTTATGAATGGATATGATTGTTTCATATTAGATATAAATGTACCTAATATTGATGGATTAACTCTACTTAAAACAATTAGAGATTATGATATATCAATACCTGTTATAATAATAAGTTCTAATATTGAATTAAATACAATTAAAAATGCATATATAAAAGGTTGCAATGACTTTTTAAAAAAACCTTTTTATATTTATGAACTAGAAGCAAAAATAGATTTATTATGTAAAAAAGATACTATTATTTATTTAAATAATGATTTCTATTTTAATACAAATGAGGAAATACTTTATAATAATTTAAATAAAGAAATACATTTAACGCATAAAGAGAAACAGTTTTTAATATTAGCTTCAAAATATCCTTCCCAATCTATATCTTTAGAACTTATAGAACAATATGTATGGGAAGGAGAAATGGCTTCAACAATGAGTATTAGATCACTTATAAAAAGACTTCGTATGAAACTGCCTAAAGATTCAATAGAAACAACAACTTATGGATATAAAGTGATATTAACAAAATAA